In a genomic window of Panthera tigris isolate Pti1 chromosome D4, P.tigris_Pti1_mat1.1, whole genome shotgun sequence:
- the LOC102970773 gene encoding olfactory receptor 1L6-like, whose product MLRGNQSHIPEFLLLGLTSDPKYQEWLFTSFLVMYLVNVAGNSVIIAAIRGDTHLHTPMYFFLSNLSLVDVCFTTVIVPRMLANMLSKTKKIPFAQCLTQMYFFVAFGITDSFLLAAMAIDRYMAICNPLHYTTTMSPQRCLLLVTVSWVLSHLHSLTHTILMARLSFCGPNIIHHFFCDVQPLLTLSCSDTSVNELLAFTEGSLVIMSPFILIIVSYIHITRAVLRVPSRGGRHKVFSTCGSHLTVVALFYGTIIFVYIRPSSTYSVTKDRVITVVYTVVTPMLNPFIYSFRNKDMKQALKKLIRRVE is encoded by the coding sequence ATGCTGAGGGGAAACCAGAGCCATATTCCTGAATTCCTCCTTCTGGGACTGACCAGTGACCCCAAATATCAGGAGTGGCTCTTTACCAGCTTCCTAGTCATGTATCTGGTCAACGTGGCTGGCAACTCAGTCATCATTGCAGCCATCCGGGGGGAcacccacctccacacccccatgtacttcttcctctccaatctGTCCCTGGTGGATGTCTGCTTTACAACCGTCATTGTGCCACGGATGCTGGCAAACATGTTGAGCAAGACCAAGAAGATCCCCTTTGCCCAATGCCTCACACAGATGTATTTCTTTGTGGCCTTTGGGATCACGGACAGCTTCCTCCTGGCTGCCATGGCTATTGACCGCTACATGGCCATCTGTAACCCACTGCATTACACCACGACTATGAGCCCCCAGCGCTGTCTCCTGCTGGTGACGGTGTCCTGGGTGCTGTCCCACCTTCACTCACTCACCCACACAATTCTCATGGCCCGCCTCTCCTTCTGTGGGCCCAACATCATCCACCACTTCTTCTGTGACGTCCAGCCACTGCTGACGCTCTCCTGCTCTGACACGTCTGTCAATGAGCTTTTGGCCTTCACAGAGGGCTCCTTGGTGATCATGAGTCCCTTCATCTTGATCATTGTCTCTTACATCCACATCACCCGTGCCGTTCTGAGGGTCCCTTCTCGAGGAGGCAGGCACAAGGTCTTCTCCACCTGTGGGTCCCACCTCACAGTTGTGGCACTCTTCTATGGGACCATAATATTCGTGTACATTCGCCCCTCATCCACCTACTCAGTGACAAAGGATCGTGTGATCACTGTCGTCTACACAGTGGTTACCCCCATGCTGAAtccttttatttatagttttaggAATAAGGACATGAAGCAGGCCTTGAAAAAGCTGATCAGGAGAGTAGAATAG